One Maledivibacter sp. DNA window includes the following coding sequences:
- the lspA gene encoding signal peptidase II has protein sequence MGYLIIIISIIIFDQWTKHLANIHLKSIETYPLIQDVFHFTFRKNRGAAFSMLRDKQTFLIIITSIVVAILIVYLMKIMKKQNLLLIKLPMAFIIGGAIGNLIDRIRLKYVIDFFDFTLINFAVFNVADVFIVIGSIIFAYAVIFKNVEI, from the coding sequence ATGGGGTATCTTATAATAATAATTTCCATAATTATTTTTGATCAATGGACGAAGCACCTGGCAAATATTCATTTAAAATCAATAGAAACATATCCTTTGATTCAAGATGTTTTTCATTTCACATTTAGGAAAAATCGTGGAGCCGCATTTAGTATGCTGAGGGATAAACAAACATTTTTGATAATAATAACATCAATTGTAGTTGCCATTTTAATAGTTTATTTAATGAAGATAATGAAAAAGCAGAATCTATTACTGATCAAATTACCTATGGCCTTTATTATAGGAGGGGCTATTGGAAACCTAATAGATAGAATACGATTGAAATATGTTATAGATTTTTTTGATTTTACTTTAATAAATTTTGCAGTTTTTAATGTAGCCGATGTATTTATAGTTATTGGATCAATAATTTTTGCTTATGCTGTTATCTTTAAGAATGTTGAAATATAA